The Syngnathus typhle isolate RoL2023-S1 ecotype Sweden linkage group LG3, RoL_Styp_1.0, whole genome shotgun sequence genome window below encodes:
- the smc3 gene encoding structural maintenance of chromosomes protein 3, which yields MYIKQVIIQGFRSYRDQTVVDPFSPKHNVIVGRNGSGKSNFFYAIQFVLSDEFSHLRPEQRLALLHEGTGPRVISAFVEIIFDNSDNRLPIDKEEVSLRRVIGAKKDQYFLDKKMVTKNDVMNLLESAGFSRSNPYYIVKQGKINQMATAPDSQRLKLLREVAGTRVYDERKEESISLMKETEGKREKINELLKYIEERLHTLEDEKEELAQYQKWDKMRRALEYTIYNQELNETRAKLDELSSKRETCGDKSRQLRDAQQDARDKVEETERVVRELKSKISAMKEEREQLSAERQEQIKQRTKLELKTKDLQDELAGNSEQRKRLLKERQKLLEKIEEKQKELQETEPKFNMVKEKEERGISRLAQATQERTDLYAKQGRGSQFTSKEERDKWIKKELKSLDQAINDKKRQIAAINKDLEDTETNKEKNLEQYNKLDQDLNEVKTRVEELDKKYYEVKNRKDELQSERNYLWREENAEQQALAAKREDLEKKQQLLRAATGKAILNGIDSINKVLEHFRRKGINQHVINGYHGIVMNNFECEPAFYTCVEVTAGTRLFYHIVETDEVSTKILMEFNKMNLPGEVTFLPLSKLDVRDTAYPETNDAIPMISKLRYSHTFDKAFKHVFGKTLICRSMEVSTQLARAFTMDCITLEGDQVSHRGALTGGYYDTRKSRLELQKDMRKAEEELGELEAKLNENLRRNIERINNEIDQLMNQMQQIETQQRKFKASRDSILSEMKMLKEKRQQSEKTFMPKQRSLQSLEASLHAMESTRESLKDELGTDLLSQLSLEDQRRVDDLNDEIRQLQQDNRQLLNERIKLEGIMTRVETYLNENLRKRLDQVEQELNELRETEGGTVLTATTSELDGINKRVKETLARSEDLDTLVDKTESEIKDHIRSMDRWKNIEKEQNDAINHDTKELEKMTNRQGMLLKKKEECMKKIRELGSLPQEAFEKYQTLTLKQLFRKLEQCNTELKKYSHVNKKALDQFVNFSEQKEKLIKRQDELDRGYKSIMELMNVLELRKYEAIQLTFKQVSKNFSEVFQKLVPGGKATLVMKKGDAEGSQSQDEEGGADSERGSGSQSSVPSVDQFTGVGIRVSFTGKQGEMREMQQLSGGQKSLVALALIFAIQKCDPAPFYLFDEIDQALDAQHRKAVSDMIVELAGHAQFITTTFRPELLESADKFYGVKFRNKVSHIDVITAEQAKDFVEDDTTHG from the exons TTGGACGAAATGGATCAGGAAAAAGTAACTTTTTCTATG CCATTCAGTTTGTGCTCAGTGATGAGTTCAGCCACCTCCGACCTGAGCAGCGCCTGGCCTTGCTCCAT GAAGGAACTGGTCCTCGAGTCATTTCTGCATTTGTGGAGATTATATTTGACAACTCCGACAACCGGCTGCCG ATTGACAAAGAGGAAGTCTCCCTTCGTCGTGTCATCGGTGCAAAGAAGGACCAGTATTTCTTGGACAAGAAGATGGTGAC TAAGAATGACGTCATGAACCTTCTGGAAAGTGCCGGCTTCTCCCGCTCTAACCCCTACTATATTGTCAAGCAAGGCAAG ATTAACCAAATGGCCACAGCGCCCGACTCTCAGCGTCTGAAGCTACTGAGGGAGGTGGCAGGAACAAGAGTGTATGATGAACGAAAAGAAGAAAGTATTTCGCTCATGAAGGAAACAG AGGGCAAAAGGGAGAAGATCAATGAGCTGTTGAAGTACATTGAGGAGCGTCTGCACACCCTCGAGGATGAAAAAGAGGAGCTGGCTCAGTACCAGAAATGGGACAAGATGAGAAGAGCTCTTGAGTACACCATCTACAACCAGGAGCTCAATGAAACCCGCGCCAAACTGGATGAG CTGTCTTCCAAGAGAGAAACGTGTGGAGACAAATCACGACAGTTACGTGATGCTCAGCAAGATGCCAGAGACAAAGTTGag GAGACAGAGCGAGTTGTCCGAGAATTGAAATCTAAGATCTCCGCCATGAAGGAGGAGAGGGAGCAATTGTCTGCTGAGCGCCAGGAACAGATCAAACAGAGGACCAAACTAGAGCTGAAAACCAAGGACCTGCAGGATGAGCTGGCAGGCAACAGTGAACAGAGG AAACGTCTGCTGAAAGAGCGTCAGAAGTTGCTGGAGAAAATTGAAGAGAAACAAAAGGAGCTGCAGGAGACAGAACCCAAATTCAATATGGTGAAAGAAAAGGAGGAGCGAGGTATCTCCAG ACTTGCCCAGGCTACCCAGGAGAGGACCGACCTTTATGCCAAGCAGGGCCGTGGCAGTCAGTTCACCTCCAAAGAGGAGAGGGACAAGTGGATCAAGAAAGAGTTGAAATCTCTGGACCAAGCCATCAATGATAAAAAGAGACAAATTGCTGCCATCAATAAAGATCTGGAGGATACAGAGACCAACAAAGAGAAGAACCTTGAGCAGTATAAT AAACTAGACCAAGATCTTAATGAGGTGAAGACTCGCGTTGAGGAGTTGGACAAAAAGTACTACGAAGTGAAGAACAGAAAAGATGAGCTGCAGAGTGAACGAAA CTACCTGTGGCGTGAGGAGAATGCAGAACAGCAGGCCTTGGCGGCCAAACGTGAGGACCTGGAGAAGAAACAGCAGCTCCTCAGAGCTGCCACAGGCAAG GCAATCCTGAATGGCATTGACAGCATCAACAAAGTCCTTGAGCATTTCCGCCGCAAGGGCATTAACCAGCATGTGATCAACGGTTACCACGGCATCGTTATGAATAACTTTGAGTGTGAGCCTGCCTTTTACACCTGTGTGGAGGTGACTGCTGGTACCAG ACTGTTCTACCACATTGTGGAGACCGATGAGGTCAGCACCAAAATACTAATGGAGTTCAACAAGATGAATCTTCCGGGAGAAGTCACATTCCTACCCCTCAGCAAGCTCGATGTCAGGGACACCGCCTACCCAGAGACCAAT GATGCCATTCCAATGATCAGCAAGCTGCGCTACAGCCACACCTTTGACAAGGCCTTCAAGCACGTATTTGGGAAGACATTGATTTGTCGCAGCATGGAGGTTTCTACGCAGCTAGCTAGAGCTTTCACCATGGACTGTATCACCTTGGAAG GTGACCAGGTGAGCCACCGTGGAGCTCTGACAGGAGGCTATTATGATACTAGAAAGTCTCGGCTGGAGCTGCAGAAGGACATGAGGAAGGCTGAAGAGGAGCTGGGTGAGCTGGAGGCCAAGCTTAATGAGAATCTGCGCAGGAACATCGAAC GTATCAACAATGAGATCGACCAGCTGATGAACCAAATGCAGCAGATTGAGACACAGCAGAGGAAGTTTAAGGCCTCCCGTGACAGTATTCTTTCAGAGATGAAGATGCTGAAAGAGAAGAGGCAACAGTCAGAGAAGACTTTCATGCCAAAG CAACGAAGTCTTCAGAGTCTGGAGGCCAGCCTCCACGCCATGGAGTCCACTAGAGAGTCACTGAAAGATGAGTTGGGCACAGATTTGCTCTCCCAGCTCAGCCTGGAGGACCAGAGGCGCGTGGATGACCTCAATGATGAGATCCGCCAGCTCCAGCAG GACAACAGACAATTGCTGAATGAGAGAATCAAGTTGGAGGGCATCATGACTCGAGTGGAGACGTACCTTAATGAGAATTTGAGGAAGCGTCTTGATCAAGTGGAACAG GAGCTTAACGAGCTGCGAGAGACCGAGGGAGGCACTGTACTCACAGCCACAACATCCGAGCTAGATGGCATCAACAAACGGGTCAAGGAGACACTGGCCCGATCAGAAG ATCTGGACACTTTGGTCGACAAGACGGAGTCGGAGATCAAGGATCACATTAGGAGCATGGATCGTTGGAAGAACATAGAGAAGGAACAAAATGATGCAATCAACCACGACACCAAGGAGTTGGAGAAGATGACTAATCGGCAGGGCATGTTGctcaagaagaaggaggagtgCATGAAGAAGATCAGGGAGTTGGGCTCGCTACCTCAGGAGGCTTTTGAAAAGTACCAGACCCTCACACTCAAGCAG TTGTTCCGTAAGCTGGAACAGTGCAACACGGAGCTGAAGAAGTACAGTCATGTAAACAAGAAGGCCTTGGATCAGTTCGTCAACTTCTCTGAGCAAAAAGAGAAACTGATCAAGCGTCAGGACGAGCTGGACCGAGGGTACAAATCCATCATGGAACTCATGAATGTGCTGGAGCTGCGCAAGTACGAAGCCATCCAGCTCACATTCAAACAG GTGTCAAAGAACTTCAGCGAAGTATTCCAGAAGTTGGTGCCTGGAGGTAAAGCCACGCTGGTGATGAAGAAGGGAGACGCTGAAGGCAGTCAGTCCCAAGATGAAGAGGGCGGCGCGGACAGCGAAAGGGGCTCTGGCTCACAGAGCAGCGTGCCGTCAGTGGATCAGTTTACCGGAGTGGGGATCAGA GTGTCTTTCACAGGCAAGCAGGGTGAGATGAGAGAAATGCAGCAGTTATCTGGAGGTCAAAAGTCTCTGGTGGCCCTGGCTCTGATCTTTGCCATCCAAAAGTGTGACCCCGCCCCCTTTTACCTTTTTGACGAAATCGACCAGGCCCTCGACGCCCAGCACAGGAAGGCTGTCTCAG ACATGATTGTTGAGTTGGCCGGCCACGCTCAATTCATCACTACAACCTTCAGGCCTGAGCTTCTGGAGTCTGCTGATAAGTTTTACGGAGTCAAATTCAGAAACAAG gTGAGTCACATTGACGTGATCACAGCAGAGCAGGCCAAAGACTTTGTGGAGGATGACACCACTCATGGTTAA